The Aggregatilinea lenta genome includes a region encoding these proteins:
- a CDS encoding roadblock/LC7 domain-containing protein codes for MARSRTELLVDRLRELQAGTPDIDASAVVSVDGLIIASALPSDTEEDRVSAMSAAMLSLGDRIANELARGTLEQVFIRGNSGFVILMSIGEEAVLTALVRQSAKLGLVFLDMKRAADDLEKLV; via the coding sequence ATGGCAAGATCGCGTACCGAATTATTGGTCGATCGTCTGCGTGAGCTGCAAGCAGGCACACCGGATATTGACGCCTCCGCAGTCGTCAGTGTAGACGGCCTGATTATCGCCTCCGCGCTGCCCTCCGACACCGAAGAAGACCGCGTTTCTGCAATGTCCGCAGCCATGCTCTCGCTGGGCGATCGTATTGCCAACGAGCTGGCTCGCGGCACACTGGAGCAAGTCTTCATTCGCGGTAATTCGGGCTTCGTGATCCTGATGTCGATCGGTGAAGAGGCAGTTCTGACCGCTCTGGTCCGCCAGAGCGCCAAACTTGGCTTGGTTTTTCTGGACATGAAACGCGCCGCTGATGATCTCGAGAAGCTTGTATAA
- a CDS encoding response regulator, whose translation MTSVPRIVIVDPARDIMPIVRGALALLNRQHILVDVPSAADVLDEVRRWPLDLVVTAYRVPGGRDGVELARRIAEISPETPVIVLADEGDRVLEPEALNGEHFQYYCRPVAEAFLGGLRAALDGEPVPLAEPLPVVADDERGPVPPIDLDEIRGIVRSVMRDTGAIGVLLADRTGRVLVQEGAVGQINPPVMAALLGPSFARVAEIGPLLGRRTWTMHYYDGERVDVYALALGLHHFMCLIVDNSNRGAMGSVTIFGRRAADRIVSLIGDAAYESTVLAAPQQQAEDVLPLAFAETAPVNDRVDELRDPFPVPDEIAPPEVPGVDLADDSFPTDFDADALFGQSVDETLANSLFSWERMGDIADTLESDDERRVDYNQARDLGLLDD comes from the coding sequence ATGACCTCGGTTCCACGTATTGTCATTGTCGATCCGGCGCGCGACATCATGCCGATTGTGCGCGGCGCGCTGGCCCTGTTAAATCGCCAGCATATCCTGGTGGACGTGCCATCTGCCGCCGACGTGCTGGACGAAGTTCGGCGCTGGCCGCTGGACCTCGTGGTAACGGCATACCGCGTGCCCGGCGGGCGTGATGGCGTCGAACTGGCGCGGCGGATCGCGGAGATCTCGCCGGAGACGCCCGTGATCGTGCTGGCTGACGAGGGCGACCGGGTGCTTGAGCCGGAAGCACTGAATGGGGAGCATTTCCAGTATTACTGCCGCCCGGTGGCCGAAGCGTTTCTGGGCGGGCTGCGTGCCGCGCTGGACGGCGAGCCGGTTCCACTTGCTGAGCCGCTGCCGGTCGTGGCCGACGACGAACGCGGTCCCGTGCCGCCCATCGACCTGGACGAGATTCGCGGCATCGTGCGCAGCGTAATGCGTGACACCGGCGCGATTGGCGTTTTGCTGGCGGACCGCACCGGGCGCGTGCTGGTTCAGGAAGGCGCGGTAGGACAGATAAATCCGCCCGTGATGGCCGCGCTGCTCGGTCCATCGTTTGCGCGAGTCGCGGAGATCGGTCCGCTGCTGGGCCGCCGCACCTGGACGATGCACTATTACGACGGCGAGCGCGTGGACGTGTACGCGCTGGCCCTGGGGCTGCACCACTTCATGTGCCTGATCGTGGACAACAGCAATCGCGGCGCGATGGGATCGGTGACGATCTTCGGGCGGCGCGCTGCCGACCGTATCGTGAGCCTGATCGGGGACGCGGCCTACGAAAGCACCGTTTTGGCCGCGCCGCAGCAGCAGGCCGAGGACGTGCTGCCTCTGGCTTTCGCCGAAACCGCGCCGGTCAACGACCGCGTGGACGAGCTAAGGGACCCGTTCCCGGTGCCGGACGAAATCGCGCCGCCGGAGGTGCCGGGGGTGGACCTCGCGGACGATTCGTTCCCGACGGACTTTGACGCTGACGCGCTGTTCGGACAGTCGGTGGACGAGACGCTGGCGAACTCGCTGTTTTCGTGGGAGCGCATGGGCGATATCGCGGACACCCTGGAATCCGACGACGAGCGGCGCGTGGATTATAACCAGGCGCGCGATCTCGGTCTGCTAGACGACTAA
- a CDS encoding formate--tetrahydrofolate ligase: MTVPSDLDIAQAAHVRPILDIAYKLGLDEDDLDLYGKYKAKVHLDVLNKYQDRPLGKYIDVTAITPTPLGEGKTTTTVGLTQALGCLGHNAVTCIRQPSMGPTFGIKGGAAGGGYSQVIPMEDFNLHLTGDIHAITAAHNLVAAAIDARWYHEYRMSDEQLAAAGLKRLDIDPYGLTWNRVVDMNDRALRHVIIGLGDKADGLERQTGYDIAVASELMAILALTTGLQDLRQRVSRVIVGTNKQGVPITLEDLGVAGAVAVLLKDATMPNLMQTLEGQPAFVHAGPFANIAHGNSSILADQIALRLGDYVVTESGFGADIGMEKFFNIKCRASGLVPNAVVLVATIRALKMHGGGPRVVPGRALDSAYTSENLDLLEKGGANLAKHIEIARKFGVPVVVAVNRFTPDTDAEVKMVERIASEAGAYAAVMSDHWAHGGDGAVELAEAVVSACDQPSDFKFLYPLDLPLKDKIEIIAKEVYGADGVEYEALAERQIKQYEQAGYGDLPICMAKTHLSLSHDPAKKGVPTGFTVPVREVRASVGAGFVYPLLGKMSTMPGLPSHPAFMDVDFDEDGRIKGLF; this comes from the coding sequence ATGACCGTACCAAGTGATCTTGACATCGCCCAGGCTGCACACGTCCGTCCGATCCTGGACATCGCCTACAAGCTGGGCCTGGACGAAGACGATCTGGATCTGTATGGCAAGTACAAAGCTAAAGTCCATTTGGATGTCCTGAACAAGTACCAGGATCGCCCACTCGGCAAGTATATTGACGTGACGGCGATCACCCCCACGCCGCTCGGCGAAGGCAAAACGACCACCACGGTCGGTCTGACGCAGGCACTCGGCTGCCTGGGCCATAACGCCGTGACGTGCATCCGCCAGCCCAGCATGGGCCCGACCTTCGGCATCAAGGGCGGCGCGGCAGGCGGCGGTTACAGCCAGGTGATCCCGATGGAGGATTTCAACCTCCACCTGACCGGTGACATTCATGCCATCACGGCGGCGCATAACCTCGTTGCGGCGGCTATCGACGCGCGCTGGTACCACGAGTACCGCATGAGCGACGAACAGCTTGCGGCGGCGGGTCTGAAACGCCTCGACATCGACCCGTACGGCCTGACCTGGAACCGCGTGGTGGACATGAACGACCGCGCGCTGCGCCACGTGATCATCGGGCTGGGCGATAAGGCCGACGGGTTGGAGCGCCAGACCGGCTACGACATCGCCGTCGCCAGCGAACTCATGGCAATCCTGGCGCTGACGACCGGATTGCAGGATCTGCGCCAGCGCGTCAGCCGCGTGATCGTCGGTACCAACAAGCAGGGCGTACCCATCACACTGGAAGACCTCGGCGTGGCGGGCGCGGTGGCCGTGCTGCTCAAGGACGCGACGATGCCGAACCTGATGCAGACGCTGGAAGGCCAGCCTGCGTTCGTGCATGCGGGTCCGTTCGCCAACATCGCGCATGGTAACAGCAGCATCCTGGCCGACCAGATCGCGCTGCGGTTGGGCGATTATGTCGTGACGGAAAGCGGCTTCGGCGCCGACATCGGCATGGAGAAGTTCTTCAACATCAAGTGTCGCGCGTCGGGGCTGGTGCCCAACGCGGTGGTGCTGGTGGCGACTATTCGCGCCCTGAAGATGCACGGCGGCGGGCCGCGTGTCGTGCCGGGGCGCGCCCTGGATAGCGCCTACACCAGCGAGAACCTGGATCTGCTCGAAAAGGGCGGCGCGAACCTCGCCAAGCACATTGAGATCGCGCGCAAGTTCGGTGTGCCGGTCGTGGTGGCGGTGAATCGCTTCACGCCGGACACGGACGCCGAGGTCAAGATGGTCGAGCGCATTGCATCCGAGGCAGGAGCCTATGCCGCGGTGATGTCCGATCACTGGGCGCACGGCGGCGACGGGGCAGTCGAGTTGGCCGAAGCGGTGGTATCCGCTTGCGATCAGCCGTCCGACTTCAAATTTCTCTACCCGCTCGATCTGCCGCTTAAGGACAAGATCGAGATCATCGCGAAGGAAGTCTACGGCGCGGACGGCGTCGAATACGAAGCACTGGCCGAGCGCCAGATCAAGCAGTACGAGCAGGCGGGGTACGGCGACCTGCCGATCTGCATGGCCAAGACGCACCTGAGCCTGAGCCATGACCCGGCTAAGAAGGGTGTGCCGACCGGGTTCACCGTGCCGGTGCGTGAAGTGCGCGCCAGCGTCGGCGCGGGCTTCGTTTACCCGCTGCTGGGCAAGATGAGCACCATGCCTGGTCTGCCGTCGCACCCGGCCTTCATGGACGTGGACTTCGACGAGGACGGGCGGATCAAGGGCCTGTTCTAG
- a CDS encoding acyl-CoA thioesterase has protein sequence MAPTDRFVSENTFYVRYAETDAMGITHHSTYIIYFEEARSHYSRVLGASYADFERSGYWLTVGEVHARYMVPTRYAQLIAARCWLEDLRSRTVTFGYEIADAETGQVCVSGYSKHVCIDHSGHVSHVPAEWAAAMKSGLPGSEK, from the coding sequence GTGGCTCCGACGGACCGCTTCGTCTCCGAAAACACGTTTTACGTGCGCTACGCCGAAACCGATGCGATGGGGATCACCCACCATTCCACTTACATTATCTACTTTGAGGAAGCGCGCAGCCACTATTCGCGCGTATTGGGTGCCAGCTACGCCGACTTCGAGCGCAGCGGCTACTGGCTGACCGTGGGCGAGGTGCACGCCCGCTACATGGTGCCGACGCGCTATGCGCAACTCATCGCAGCGCGCTGCTGGCTAGAGGATCTGCGCAGCCGGACCGTGACCTTCGGTTACGAAATCGCGGACGCCGAAACGGGCCAGGTCTGCGTCAGCGGCTATTCCAAGCACGTCTGCATCGACCACAGCGGGCACGTGAGCCACGTCCCTGCGGAATGGGCCGCCGCGATGAAGTCCGGCCTGCCCGGCAGCGAGAAATAA
- a CDS encoding RluA family pseudouridine synthase has translation MSDPFEPVEFVAETGGERLDKMLAARFADLSRSQIQTLIRDGQVMVNGRPGKASYRVEGGEQVLVNVPVVEVAPAPRPEAIPLDVLYEDESVAVINKPAGMVVHPAVGHAGGTLVNGVLARWPEIAAFGEVDRAGIVHRLDKETSGVIVIAKTLTALENLRQQFKDRAISKRYIALVDGVPETSEGVIDAPIGRDTAQRKRMSVVRDGRESMTEFRVLETFNDYALIEAFPKTGRTHQIRVHMAFVDHPVVGDTVYGRRKQGLKMKRHFLHAASITFAQPDTGEPITVEAPLPTSLQAVLDRLPR, from the coding sequence ATGAGCGATCCCTTTGAGCCGGTAGAATTCGTCGCTGAGACGGGTGGCGAGCGACTGGACAAGATGTTAGCGGCGCGGTTTGCGGACCTGTCGCGCTCGCAGATTCAGACTTTGATCCGTGACGGGCAGGTAATGGTCAACGGTAGGCCGGGCAAAGCTTCGTACCGCGTCGAGGGCGGCGAGCAGGTGCTCGTCAACGTGCCTGTAGTCGAGGTGGCCCCCGCGCCCAGGCCGGAGGCGATCCCGCTGGACGTGCTGTATGAGGATGAGAGCGTGGCGGTGATCAACAAACCGGCGGGCATGGTGGTGCATCCCGCGGTAGGCCACGCGGGCGGCACGTTGGTGAATGGCGTGTTGGCGCGCTGGCCGGAGATCGCCGCCTTCGGCGAGGTGGACCGGGCGGGCATCGTGCACCGTCTGGACAAGGAGACGTCCGGCGTGATCGTGATCGCCAAGACGCTGACAGCGCTGGAAAACCTGCGGCAGCAGTTCAAGGATCGCGCCATCTCCAAGCGCTATATCGCGCTCGTGGACGGCGTGCCGGAGACGAGCGAGGGCGTGATCGACGCGCCGATTGGCCGCGACACGGCGCAGCGCAAACGGATGTCGGTGGTCCGCGATGGCCGCGAATCGATGACCGAATTCCGCGTGTTGGAGACGTTCAACGACTACGCGTTGATCGAAGCATTCCCCAAGACGGGCCGTACGCACCAGATCCGCGTGCACATGGCGTTCGTTGATCATCCCGTGGTGGGCGACACGGTCTACGGGCGGCGCAAGCAGGGTCTCAAGATGAAGCGGCACTTCCTGCACGCGGCCTCGATCACCTTTGCGCAACCGGACACGGGCGAGCCGATCACGGTCGAAGCGCCGTTGCCCACCAGCTTGCAGGCCGTGTTGGACAGGCTGCCGCGCTGA
- a CDS encoding carbon-nitrogen hydrolase family protein, with product MREITVATVQMKPALGEIEDNLVKMSEFVSKIASQQKVDLIVFPELITSGYELGVRFTELAQRIPGPSVNVLAQRAAEFGVYIAFGMAAKERVESVLYNSAVLVGPDGELVGNYNKIHLRGEERMAFREGFRLPVFETEFGVLGLMLGWDLAFPEVARSLTLEGAELLAVMANWEADQMEEWRTFVRARSYENGLFVAAANRAGEDVTLSFGGESMVVGPGGKTYAYLETPTPEPEKPAEPEKKDEAAGDEKTPEKKAEKKSAAEAKPGEPPEGFVVARIDLEDVRRHREERQTIQARQPSVYRALVRRY from the coding sequence ATGCGTGAGATCACGGTTGCCACGGTTCAAATGAAACCGGCCCTGGGCGAGATTGAAGACAATCTGGTGAAGATGTCCGAGTTTGTGTCCAAAATCGCCTCGCAGCAAAAAGTTGACCTCATAGTTTTTCCAGAACTGATCACCAGCGGCTACGAACTGGGTGTGCGCTTCACCGAGCTGGCGCAGCGCATCCCCGGTCCCAGTGTGAACGTGCTGGCACAGCGTGCCGCCGAATTTGGTGTGTATATCGCCTTCGGCATGGCGGCCAAAGAGCGCGTCGAGAGCGTGCTGTATAACTCGGCGGTGCTGGTCGGCCCGGATGGCGAGCTGGTTGGCAACTACAACAAGATCCACCTGCGCGGCGAAGAGCGCATGGCCTTTCGCGAAGGCTTTCGCCTGCCCGTGTTCGAGACGGAGTTTGGCGTGCTGGGCCTGATGCTGGGCTGGGATTTGGCGTTCCCCGAAGTCGCCCGTTCCCTGACGCTTGAGGGCGCGGAGCTGCTGGCCGTCATGGCGAACTGGGAAGCCGACCAGATGGAAGAATGGCGGACCTTCGTGCGCGCCCGCTCCTATGAGAACGGCCTGTTTGTGGCGGCGGCCAACCGCGCCGGTGAAGACGTCACGCTGAGCTTCGGCGGTGAAAGTATGGTCGTCGGGCCGGGCGGCAAGACGTACGCCTACCTCGAAACGCCGACGCCGGAGCCGGAAAAGCCCGCCGAGCCGGAGAAGAAGGACGAGGCTGCTGGCGACGAGAAGACGCCCGAAAAGAAAGCTGAGAAGAAGTCCGCCGCTGAGGCCAAACCGGGCGAGCCGCCGGAGGGCTTCGTCGTGGCGCGTATCGACCTGGAAGACGTGCGCCGCCACCGTGAGGAACGGCAGACCATCCAGGCGCGCCAGCCATCCGTCTACCGCGCCCTGGTGAGGCGCTACTAG
- the ltaE gene encoding low-specificity L-threonine aldolase has protein sequence MDRIDLRSDTVTWPTVEMRKAMAEAAVGDDVYGEDPTVNQLEADAARRLGKEAALFVSSGTMGNLAAILAHCGRGDEAIIGDKSHTFEHEVGGMAALGGVQPSLIPVQADGTLPLEAIRHAIRSEDVHYPTTRLIALENTQGSVGGIPIPKPYIDVVGALAHENGLLLHIDGARLFNAATALDCDVAELVAAADSVTFCLSKGLCAPVGSVLVGSHEFIHRARRVRKMLGGGTRQAGMLAAAGLIALHEMTGRLGDDHANARLLAEGLSELPQIDIDLDRVQTNMVFFSLRDDAEISAPELAERLKAHNIWIMAMDERQFRAVTHYWIRPEHVIEVLVALQEELS, from the coding sequence GTGGATCGAATTGATTTGCGGAGCGATACGGTAACGTGGCCCACGGTGGAGATGCGCAAGGCGATGGCCGAGGCCGCGGTGGGCGACGACGTGTACGGCGAAGATCCGACCGTCAACCAGTTGGAGGCTGATGCTGCGCGTCGCCTGGGCAAAGAGGCTGCCCTGTTCGTCTCCAGCGGTACGATGGGTAACCTCGCGGCGATCCTGGCGCACTGCGGGCGCGGCGACGAAGCGATTATTGGCGATAAGTCGCACACCTTTGAGCATGAAGTGGGCGGTATGGCGGCGCTAGGCGGCGTTCAGCCGAGTCTGATCCCTGTCCAGGCGGACGGCACGCTGCCGCTCGAGGCGATCCGGCACGCGATTCGCTCGGAGGACGTGCACTACCCGACGACACGCCTGATCGCGCTGGAAAACACGCAGGGATCCGTGGGCGGCATCCCGATCCCGAAGCCGTACATCGACGTGGTCGGCGCGCTGGCCCACGAAAATGGGCTGCTGCTGCACATCGATGGCGCGCGGCTGTTCAACGCGGCGACCGCGCTCGACTGCGACGTGGCGGAGCTGGTGGCCGCGGCAGACAGCGTGACGTTCTGCCTGTCGAAAGGGCTGTGCGCACCGGTCGGCTCAGTCCTGGTCGGCTCGCACGAGTTCATTCACCGCGCGCGGCGCGTGCGCAAGATGCTGGGCGGCGGGACGCGGCAGGCGGGCATGCTGGCGGCGGCGGGCTTGATCGCGCTGCACGAGATGACGGGACGCCTCGGTGACGATCACGCCAACGCGCGCCTGCTGGCCGAAGGACTGTCCGAACTGCCGCAGATCGACATCGACCTGGACCGCGTGCAGACGAATATGGTGTTCTTCAGCCTACGGGACGATGCCGAAATCAGCGCGCCGGAACTGGCGGAACGGCTGAAAGCGCATAATATCTGGATCATGGCTATGGACGAGCGACAGTTCCGTGCCGTGACGCACTACTGGATTCGCCCGGAGCACGTCATCGAGGTGCTGGTGGCGCTGCAAGAGGAGTTGTCGTGA